A stretch of DNA from Candidatus Neomarinimicrobiota bacterium:
GTGCGTTGTCAGGATATCTTTGCCCACCAGATGATAGTTGACGGGCCACCACTTTTCAAACCGTTCCCCGTTTTCCAGCGCTCCAACGGCGGTCACATAGTTGATGAGGGCGTCGAACCATACGTAGGTCACATAGTCGCTGTCGAAGGGGATCTCGATTCCCCAAGACAGGCGGGACTTAGGCCGTGAAATACAGAGGTCGCCGAGAGGCTGTCGAAGGAATCCGAGCACCTCGTTCTTGCGGAATTCCGGCTGGATGAATTCGGGATGATCGTGGATATAATCAATCAACTGCTGCTGATACTTGCTCATCCTGAAGAAATAGTTCTTCTCCGTGATGACACTCAACTCCTTCTGGTGCTGCGGGCACTTTCCTCCCTCATCCAGTTCCTTCTCCGTATAAAACCGCTCACAGCCGACGCAATAGTAGCCGCCGTATTCATCGAAGTATATGTCTCCGTTATCATAAATCTTCTGTAGAATAGATTGCACAACCTGTTTGTGATCGTCATCAGTGGTGCGGATGAAGTAGTCGTTGCTGATATGTAGCTTCCGCCACAGTTCCTGAAAACGAACCACAGTCTCATCACAGTGCAATCTCGGTTCTACATCCCTCTCCGCTGCCGCCTGCGCCACTTTCTGTCCGTGTTCATCGGTACCGGTCAAAAAGAACGTCTCATCTCCCAGCCAGCGATGATAGCGCGACAGGACGTCAGCCAGAATGGTAGTGTAGGCGTGACCGATGTGGGGCTCATCGTTCACGTAATAGATGGGTGTTGTGATGTAGAACCTGTTCATCCTGACTCCCCATCCAAGTCGTCCTGAATATCCAGCAGTAGATTAATCAGCACCAAGTTCGGGTTGTAATTGCGCGAAAGAGAATCTGCACACGTTTCAAGCCTGGAGATAATGGCGGCATAATCCGCGGTCGGAAACTTATTCACAAATTCCCTTAACTCCCGTGCCGAATCTTGCAAAATAATCTCGGCCTGACCATTTAGTTTCTGGATATGCATGGCATCCCTGAACCAATGAACAAGAAGCTCCATATGGAAAGAGAAATCCTGCGTGTCAGCACGGTAAAGAGCGGAAAAATGCTTCAGAAAATTGTTCCAGTCATCGGCGGTTGCTGATGTTGTCCACCCAACCAGAGATTTCATTAGTCCCACTACTTCACTCAATTTTTCTTCTGCTAAAGTCCTCATCAGCCGGATACTCCCTTGACTGAGATGGGCAATCAATCGTACTTCACTGCTCTCCTTTTTCAATTCACCAGCGAGGTATGCCATCAACTCTTTCTCCGGAACCGGTGGAAAATACACTTCCTGGCATCTTGAACGGATCGTCTCGGAGAGGCGCTGAGGGAAGTCAGTCACGATGATAAAAGAGGTGTTATCTGGCGGTTCTTCGACTATCTTGAGGAGGGCGTTGGCCGATTCCCCCTGCTGAGTCATCAACTTATGCGCATCAAAGATGAGAATCATCTTGCGGCCGGCTTCCGACGCCTTGAGATAGATCTTCTCCCTTATCTCCCGTACCGAATTTATCAGAATTGTGTTGGCCCGCGGCAAATTAATCTTCAGGTAGGGTTCGCTCCCTTTCCTAACTGTGAGTTCACTCAGAAGTGTCATCATTTTGGTAGAGAGTGCCTTGAGAGGCGGGTCTTTCCTGGTAATTCTTTTGTTTGTTGGCAGGGGAACGACCAGCGAAAGGTTTGGATGCTGCAGTCCGCGGAACTTTGCGCAAGATGGACAGTTGCCGCAAGGCAGATCTTTCGGATCGCGGCAGTTGAGTAAAGAGGAGAACTGGATGGCAAACCCTTCCTTGCCTACTCCGGCCGGACCGTGAAAAAGGTAGGCCGAAGGGACACGATCGTTCTCAACGGCCGATAACAGCCGCTGCCATACAGTCTGTTGCCCGATCAATTTTTCAGCGGTCATGATTTTTTGAGCCAGCTCTCAGGATTCAACTTCTTCCTGTTACCCCA
This window harbors:
- a CDS encoding DNA polymerase III subunit delta' C-terminal domain-containing protein, with the protein product MTAEKLIGQQTVWQRLLSAVENDRVPSAYLFHGPAGVGKEGFAIQFSSLLNCRDPKDLPCGNCPSCAKFRGLQHPNLSLVVPLPTNKRITRKDPPLKALSTKMMTLLSELTVRKGSEPYLKINLPRANTILINSVREIREKIYLKASEAGRKMILIFDAHKLMTQQGESANALLKIVEEPPDNTSFIIVTDFPQRLSETIRSRCQEVYFPPVPEKELMAYLAGELKKESSEVRLIAHLSQGSIRLMRTLAEEKLSEVVGLMKSLVGWTTSATADDWNNFLKHFSALYRADTQDFSFHMELLVHWFRDAMHIQKLNGQAEIILQDSARELREFVNKFPTADYAAIISRLETCADSLSRNYNPNLVLINLLLDIQDDLDGESG